The region ATGTAACCCTTCTAATGTCAGCATAGAAAGTAATTTCAATGCAGGAGCCTATACTAATTTGATTTAGATCCATATCAGGCATATCGTGATATGTGAAGGATATCCAGATAGAATCCTTATCTGAATCCACAATTTGAATTCCTCCTGTACCACTTGTAATTGAAGTGTCTTCAAGAGCTATAACAATGCCTCTAACCAAGCCTGTTGAATCAGAATACTTGAATTTAGTTGCCTTACATGAATTAAGATTATTATTGTTAATAATATCAGAGCTGTCGTCTGAAGCAACTGTTTTGTTATGGTTAACAGATTCGGATGGAATTGACACCTGTTTATTGCTATCAATCTTACATGCTAAAACAATTACCCACACACAAACTATAATTTTGAGAAACCAGTTATGCATTTATGTTCCCTTCGATTAATACAGTTAATTTATCTCCATTCATTTCGTTTGGACTTGTACAGAAAAACTTATCAATCAAATATTTATTTCGACTAAACTCTCTGACATCTACATGGACCCAAGTTGTTGCTCCCGTATCTACCGATTCAAGAGAAAACCTATCCTTACTGGCAGGCATCACCCAGTCGACTGTAGCATTAAGAACTTCACGTTTTTGACATATTGTCCGTACTTGTTCTGCCACAACTCGTCTATCAGCATCACTTTGAGTATTCCTGTTAATCCAATTTCCATTTCGCTCTACTTCATATAGTATATCTACTGCTTTACCTCTATGGTTCACTGTTGAGCCGTAGCAACGGTAACCTGAGCTAAATCCATGTAAACGATATTTAGTTGTATTTTGTAAGAGATGAAATTGCAAGCCACGAACAGCCCAAAGTAGAGACCTATGAATACCGGGGTATTCGTATCTATGGAATGCTTCCCGTGTGGATGCCCCCGAAAACTCATTCAAATATTTCCCATTTCCATATCCATTACATTTGACAGTAACATCACTCATTGCAGGACATTTACATTTTAATTGATCAAACAGTCTAACACTAATCGTATATGCCTCCCCAAATTCATCAATAGCCTCGGCTACAGCCATATCCACTATGCCCTTAGGATTACCCCGTTTCATATAGAGCTTCTCGAAATTTTTAACTTTTGTCTCTGTCAGATCATCAAAAACATCCGATGGTACACCACCCCCAAAACCAGCCAACCGTATATTTATCTCCTCAACTATCTTTCCTGTATCACCCTTCTTATAACTTTTCGCATAACTCACCCGCATCTTCAACCTTCCACCGATCTCCACTCTCTTTACAAAATTCTTTTTAAACACCTCCATGTCAGTGAAATCGGTCTCACTGTCAAAGATATGAATATTCCCGCCGGTATTTCTGCTTTCGTTTCCAAGTACACACAAATTGGTTCTGCCCTGATTTTTGGTTTCGGGGTCGTGCTCAAGCCATAAGCGGTACCTGCCCCAACGTTTTACTCCTCCTGGCCATGTTCCGCCAAATGTTGTTCCCAGAAATTTAGATCATCAATGAACTGAAGATTCTCCCGCTTTAGTCACCAGATACTTTGAGAAATGTTACAGAGCAGTGCCTCTAATCAATTTTCAATTTCTTAATAAAAAAACGCCTGCTGATTTCGTATCCCACAG is a window of Chitinispirillales bacterium ANBcel5 DNA encoding:
- a CDS encoding peptidoglycan-binding domain-containing protein codes for the protein MCVLGNESRNTGGNIHIFDSETDFTDMEVFKKNFVKRVEIGGRLKMRVSYAKSYKKGDTGKIVEEINIRLAGFGGGVPSDVFDDLTETKVKNFEKLYMKRGNPKGIVDMAVAEAIDEFGEAYTISVRLFDQLKCKCPAMSDVTVKCNGYGNGKYLNEFSGASTREAFHRYEYPGIHRSLLWAVRGLQFHLLQNTTKYRLHGFSSGYRCYGSTVNHRGKAVDILYEVERNGNWINRNTQSDADRRVVAEQVRTICQKREVLNATVDWVMPASKDRFSLESVDTGATTWVHVDVREFSRNKYLIDKFFCTSPNEMNGDKLTVLIEGNINA